One genomic segment of Helianthus annuus cultivar XRQ/B chromosome 14, HanXRQr2.0-SUNRISE, whole genome shotgun sequence includes these proteins:
- the LOC110907989 gene encoding protein PLASTID MOVEMENT IMPAIRED 1, producing MAATNPPDRRNPNTQLLEELEALSQTLNNTNTSSIPLTKGRRTNSLVLTRTSIPPILSTGKTDDDDDDDNDGIKLNPKPRSRRMSLSPWRSRATEEPTQKHQPVASKNLFQDNKPTSSSSSSSSEKKGGLWNWKPIRVLSHIGKQKLSCLMSVEVVTIQGLPASMNGLRLSVSVRKKETKDGAVQTMPSRVSQGAADFEETLFLRCHVYCVPAGNGSRPKFEPRPFVIHALAVDAQELDFGRHTVDLSQLVQESVEKNLEGTRIRQWDMSFNLSGKAKGGELVMKLGFQIMEKEGGAGIYNQVEGQKSGKSKTFSPSFGRKQSKSSFSIPSPRIPTRSEAYTSSQGEGNADFQGIDDLNLDAPPQEPAIQKTEPEPESKAEDLDLPDFEVVDKGVEVEERDGADGTQSEDNNSDKRSVSSEVVKEVVHDQVHLTRLSELDSIAEQIKALESMMREEKNDENDEETESQRLDEDEDKVTREFLQMLENEDGKETTAYQGQDVNTTSSLDGEDEGESKVFIPDLGKGLGCVIQTKNGGYLVALNPFDNLVGKKDTPKLTMQISRPMVLASSESLTGTEIFQQMAALGFEQLSSEILSLMPMEELVGKTAEQIAFEGIASAIISGRNKEGATSSAARALTVVKSMATGMTTGRKDRISSGIWNMNENPVTGDEILAYALQKIEDMAVEALKVQANITQEQAPFDVPPSNSGNSNPLANAIPLEDWMKDNSVVSSDKGDEPITIAVVIQLRDPIRQYEAVGGPLIALIQATSVEAELNQEKKFKAGSLNVGGLKLRSGGKKNEWDTEKQRLTAMQWLVAYGLVKAGKKGKRVMVKGPDILWSISSRVMADMWLKSIRNPDVKFTA from the coding sequence ATGGCTGCAACCAACCCACCAGACCGCAGAAACCCCAACACTCAACTCTTAGAAGAGCTTGAAGCCCTCAGCCAGACCCTCAACAACACCAACACTTCTTCCATTCCTCTCACCAAAGGCCGACGAACCAACTCTCTTGTTCTCACTCGAACCTCAATCCCACCTATTCTATCCACTGGCAAAACCGACGACGACGACGATGATGACAATGACGGCATCAAACTCAACCCGAAACCACGATCAAGACGCATGTCTTTATCCCCCTGGCGGTCTCGTGCAACCGAAGAACCCACCCAGAAACACCAGCCCGTGGCTAGTAAGAACCTGTTTCAGGATAACAAGcccacttcttcttcttcttcttcttcatcagagaAGAAAGGCGGGTTGTGGAACTGGAAGCCGATTCGGGTACTTTCGCACATTGGAAAGCAGAAGCTTAGCTGTTTGATGTCAGTTGAAGTGGTTACTATCCAAGGGCTACCCGCCTCCATGAACGGCCTCCGGTTATCGGTTTCTGTAAGGAAAAAAGAGACTAAAGATGGTGCGGTACAAACAATGCCTTCAAGGGTCTCTCAAGGAGCTGCAGATTTTGAGGAGACTTTGTTTCTGAGGTGCCACGTGTATTGTGTACCGGCTGGTAACGGTTCCCGCCCAAAATTTGAACCCAGGCCGTTTGTCATTCACGCGCTTGCGGTTGATGCTCAAGAGCTTGATTTCGGTCGGCATACTGTTGATTTGAGCCAGTTGGTTCAGGAGTCTGTAGAGAAGAACTTAGAAGGGACCCGAATTCGGCAATGGGATATGAGTTTTAATCTTTCCGGGAAGGCCAAAGGGGGAGAATTGGTTATGAAACTCGGGTTTCAGATTATGGAGAAAGAGGGTGGAGCTGGGATTTATAATCAAGTTGAAGGGCAGAAATCGGGTAAATCGAAGACGTTTTCGCCTTCGTTTGGGCGTAAGCAGTCGAAATCGTCGTTTAGTATTCCCAGTCCGAGAATCCCCACCCGGAGTGAGGCGTATACAAGTTCTCAAGGAGAGGGGAATGCCGATTTTCAAGGGATAGATGATTTGAACCTTGATGCACCGCCGCAGGAACCGGCGATTCAGAAGACCGAGCCTGAGCCGGAGTCGAAGGCGGAGGATCTGGACCTTCCAGATTTCGAAGTTGTAGACAAGGGGGTTGAGGTGGAAGAAAGAGACGGGGCGGATGGGACACAGTCCGAAGACAATAATTCGGACAAAAGATCGGTTTCAAGTGAGGTTGTGAAGGAAGTGGTGCATGATCAAGTTCATTTGACGAGATTATCGGAGCTCGATTCTATCGCTGAGCAGATCAAAGCTCTTGAATCGATGATGAGGGAGGAGAAAAACGACGAGAATGATGAAGAAACCGAATCACAAAGACtagatgaagatgaagataaaGTGACAAGGGAGTTTTTGCAAATGCTTGAGAACGAGGACGGAAAAGAAACCACCGCGTATCAAGGTCAAGATGTAAATACTACTTCATCTCTTGATGGTGAAGATGAAGGCGAATCAAAGGTATTCATACCGGATCTCGGGAAGGGGTTAGGTTGTGTGATTCAAACAAAAAATGGAGGGTATTTGGTAGCATTGAATCCGTTTGATAATCTAGTGGGAAAAAAGGACACTCCAAAACTCACAATGCAGATATCAAGACCGATGGTTTTAGCATCAAGCGAATCGTTAACGGGCACTGAAATCTTTCAACAAATGGCGGCACTCGGGTTCGAACAACTTAGCTCGGAAATCTTGTCACTTATGCCCATGGAGGAACTTGTGGGTAAAACAGCGGAACAGATAGCTTTTGAAGGGATCGCTTCAGCGATCATCAGTGGCCGAAACAAAGAAGGAGCCACTTCTAGTGCGGCTCGTGCTCTCACCGTGGTTAAGTCAATGGCCACGGGTATGACTACAGGAAGGAAAGACAGGATATCATCGGGTATTTGGAATATGAACGAGAACCCGGTAACCGGGGATGAAATACTCGCGTATGCATTGCAGAAGATAGAAGATATGgcagttgaagcattgaaagttCAAGCGAATATAACTCAAGAACAGGCTCCGTTTGATGTTCCGCCTAGCAACAGTGGTAACAGTAACCCGTTGGCAAACGCTATCCCACTAGAAGATTGGATGAAAGATAATAGTGTGGTTAGTTCTGACAAGGGAGATGAACCCATCACCATAGCGGTTGTAATCCAACTGCGGGACCCTATAAGACAATACGAAGCGGTTGGTGGTCCGCTTATTGCATTGATCCAGGCGACATCTGTTGAAGCGGAACTGAATCAAGAAAAGAAATTCAAAGCGGGGAGTTTAAACGTGGGTGGTTTGAAACTAAGAAGCGGAGGAAAAAAGAACGAGTGGGATACGGAGAAGCAGAGGCTAACGGCGATGCAGTGGTTGGTGGCTTACGGGCTGGTAAAGGCGGGGAAAAAAGGGAAGCGGGTGATGGTTAAGGGTCCGGATATCTTGTGGAGCATATCGTCGCGTGTGATGGCTGACATGTGGCTCAAATCGATACGAAATCCGGATGTCAAGTTCACAGCGTGA
- the LOC110907987 gene encoding outer envelope pore protein 21B, chloroplastic: protein METSVRYGGDSSALRISNNPPPPTLKYAGDVSSVKLYAKQKIQFDSDTLLQLNGELDTRTGAPTFLCALIRHFYPNLSASVGAGLHYDRNDKLVCTLRGKKAYPMASSRFVNVVLKGRCDIDKELNQPTPHGALELVWNILDFQKDQDVRLKVGYEIVDKVPYVQIRENNWTFNADGNGRWNVRYHL, encoded by the exons ATGGAGACTTCTGTGAGATACGGTGGAGACTCGAGCGCTCTCAGGATCTCCAACAATCCTCCTCCGCCTACGCTTAAGTACGCCGGCGACGTCAGCTCCGTCAAACTCTATGCTAAGCAGAAGATCCAATTCGATTCCGACACTCTCCTTCAG CTTAATGGAGAGCTCGATACACGGACTGGAGCTCCAACCTTTTTATGTGCACTCATTAGACACTTCTATCCCAAT CTGTCAGCTAGTGTTGGAGCTGGATTGCATTATGATAGAAATGACAAACTCGTTTGTACCTTGCGTGGGAAAAAGGCATATCCCATGGCATCTAGTCGGTTTGTAAACGTCGTTCTTAAAGGCCGTTGCGATATTGACAAAGAGTTAAATCAG CCAACACCACATGGAGCTCTCGAGTTGGTATGGAACATTCTAGATTTCCAAAAAGACCAAGACGTAAGGCTTAAAGTTGGCTATGAAATCGTTGACAAG GTGCCATATGTACAAATCAGGGAAAACAATTGGACGTTCAATGCTGATGGTAACGGAAGATGGAATGTAAGATATCACCTGTGA
- the LOC110905248 gene encoding zinc finger BED domain-containing protein RICESLEEPER 2-like, whose protein sequence is MKDMVDEMKKKFDKYWGSCNLLISIGAVLDPRYKMHLIKFSFKSIYSKEKVDQEIQLVEKCLEELFKEYVEAYKEPNAGSSRSVNDGSGPSGSRSGSSNFTSSRFGKSIKTGSAKYHQHIKSVDCVQSAKSELATYLEEGVCIIEQGVHFDALRWWKDNKLKYKVLSKMAADILAIPITTVASESAFSAGGRVIDPHRSALGTKMVDMLICGADWYRQYYGLEKKKKENDDVVYIALL, encoded by the exons ATGAAAGATATGGTTGACGAGATGAaaaagaaatttgacaagtaTTGGGGTTCATGTAACTTGTTGATCTCTATTGGTGCTGTTTTAGATCCTAGATACAAGATGCATCTAATTAAGTTTTCTTTTAAGTCCATTTATTCGAAGGAAAAGGTAGATCAAGAGATTCAGTTGGTTGAAAAATGTTTAGAAGAATTGTTTAAAGAGTATGTTGAAGCTTACAAAGAACCAAATGCTGGTTCATCTAGAAGTGTAAATGATGGGAGTGGTCCAAGTGGGAGTAGAAGTGGTTCATCTAACTTTACCTCTTCACGATTTGGTAAGAGTATCAAGACTGGTAGTGCTAAATATCATCAACATATTAAAAGTGTTGATTGCGTTCAAAGTGCTAAGTCAGAATTAGCAACTTATTTGGAAGAAGGCGTATGCATAATTGAGCAAGGTGTGCATTTTGATGCGTTGCGATGGTGGAAGGATAACAAACTTAAGTATAAAGTGTTATCTAAAATGGCTGCTGATATCTTAGCTATACCAATAACCACTGTTGCTTCAGAGTCAGCTTTTAGTGCTGGTGGGAGGGTTATTGATCCACATCGTTCTGCTTTAGGAACTAAGATGGTGGACATGCTTATATGTGGGGCTGATTGGTACCGTCAATATTATGGGCTGGAAAAAAAGAAAAAG GAAAATGACGATGTCGTATATATTGCGCTCCTGTGA
- the LOC110907986 gene encoding protein S-acyltransferase 21 encodes MARRHGWELPAHTFQVVAITVFFLLSVAFYAFFSPFLGKEIYEHVAIGVYSFLALSVFVLYVRCTAIDPADPGILIEPGRVSPNRSRNGSEVPGNASSVSKSGFRNEGVYTSSSGGCCSKVGGVLCGCIVKEDCRNDEEMQQGGEEEALFCTLCNAEVRKFSKHCRSCDKCVDGFDHHCRWLNNCVGRKNYFTFVCLMAVGLLWLAFEFGVGVAVLVRCFVNKHATEDQISDRLGDGFSRAPFATVVAICTVVSFLATIPLGELFFFHIILIRKGITTYEYVVAMRTQSEPPGPSIDGMDQQSLQSSPTSSAVTAMSGRSSLGLGLGLNYKGSWCTPPRIFMDHQDEVIAHLEPGRLPSTVDPDAVQPPDKGKRPPNRPVRISAWKLAKLDSTEAMKAGAKARASSSVLRPVGSKPNQYDPDHLSSSNVSIKSSPNSTHHRFHDSKSSYPPSRASRDDTETCAHSVVSNLSSPVPAQDHFNPIYQSSGNQSPWSNEPAPVPVPVPAPAPAPAPAPPPVRLPQVPRRNMAGNEGTRSSSVYWDQEAGRFVSAATVKTGGGGSTSQGSGTELTYTGQSIFFGGPLVGPSSGGGGPQRETTTNAAISTNTSSYYQQGRSQRGGQLPVFVPSESSQQRLHRDV; translated from the exons ATGGCTAGGCGCCATGGATGGGAGCTTCCTGCTCATACTTTTCAG GTTGTGGCTATTACTGTTTTCTTCTTGTTGTCTGTTGCCTTCTATGCATTTTTCTCCCCGTTTCTTGGGAAGGAAATCTACGAACACGTGGCCATCGGTGTTTATTCATTcttg GCTCTCAGTGTATTTGTTCTATATGTAAGATGCACAGCTATCGACCCTGCGGATCCCGGGATTTTGATCGAACCCGGAAGGGTATCACCAAATCGATCCCGTAACGGTTCAGAAGTTCCCG GAAATGCATCATCTGTTAGCAAGTCAGGGTTTAGAAATGAAGGGGTATATACCAGTAGTTCGGGGGGTTGTTGTTCGAAAGTTGGTGGGGTCCTTTGTGGTTGCATTGTGAAAGAAGATTGCAGAAACGATGAAGAAATGCAACAAGGAGGAGAAGAAGAGGCCTTATTCTGCACATTGTGCAATGCAGAG GTTCGCAAGTTTAGCAAACACTGCAGGAGTTGTGATAAATGTGTTGACGGCTTCGATCATCATTGTCGG TGGTTGAACAATTGTGTGGGGAGGAAAAATTACTTTACATTTGTGTGCTTAATGGCAGTGGGCCTACTTTGG CTCGCTTTTGAATTTGGGGTTGGTGTTGCGGTTCTTGTTCGATGTTTTGTTAACAAACACGCTACAGAAGATCAGATTTCTGATCGACTTGGAGATGGATTTAGTCGGGCCCCTTTTGCAACTGTTGTG GCTATATGTACGGTTGTTTCCTTTCTAGCCACCATTCCACTAGGAGAACTTTTCTTTTTCCACATAATCCTAATTCGCAAG GGTATCACAACATATGAATACGTTGTTGCCATGAGGACACAAAGCGAACCCCCGGGACCATCAATTGACGGAATGGATCAACAAAGCTTGCAATCTTCTCCAACCAGTTCAGCTGTCACCGCCATGAGCGGCAGAAGCTCCCTCGGTTTAGGTTTGGGCTTAAATTATAAAGGCTCTTGGTGCACCCCTCCACGAATATTTATGGACCATCAG GATGAAGTCATAGCTCATCTGGAGCCTGGACGGCTTCCGTCAACGGTTGATCCAGATGCGGTCCAGCCACCCGATAAGGGTAAACGACCACCTAATCGTCCAGTTCGAATCAGTGCTTGGAAGCTTGCGAAACTGGATTCAACTGAAGCCATGAAAGCAGGAGCTAAGGCTCGAGCCTCCTCTTCTGTTCTTCGTCCTGTAGGGTCTAAACCCAATCAATACGACCCCGATCATTTATCCAGCAGCAATGTGAGCATAAAAAGCAGCCCGAATAGTACCCACCACCGGTTTCATGACTCGAAAAGCTCGTATCCGCCTAGTCGAGCTAGTCGTGATGATACTGAAACTTGTGCTCATAGTGTCGTTAGTAATTTGAGTAGCCCGGTTCCCGCGCAGGATCATTTTAACCCGATATACCAGTCATCCGGGAACCAGTCTCCTTGGTCTAACGAGCCCGCACCCGTGCCGGTTCCTGTACCTGCACCTGCACCCGCACCCGCACCAGCACCGCCACCGGTTAGGTTACCACAGGTTCCTAGGAGAAACATGGCTGGCAACGAGGGTACGCGATCGTCATCTGTGTATTGGGATCAAGAAGCGGGCCGGTTTGTGTCTGCTGCTACGGTGAAGACGGGGGGTGGTGGGTCTACCTCACAGGGTTCGGGCACTGAGCTTACGTACACGGGTCAATCGATTTTCTTTGGTGGGCCTCTTGTGGGTCCtagcagtggtggtggtggtccacAGAGGGAAACGACGACGAATGCTGCGATAAGCACCAACACGTCGAGTTATTATCAGCAGGGTCGATCGCAGCGGGGTGGGCAGCTTCCGGTGTTTGTTCCAAGTGAATCTTCGCAGCAAAGATTACATAGAGATGTCTAA